From Halobacteriovorax sp. GB3, a single genomic window includes:
- a CDS encoding lytic murein transglycosylase has translation MKKTLALILTFLCFTIQASNTKSEAREFEQWKKSYAKWAAKHGIPTSFSLKILKNVTIDPEVIKRDRNQITSSSKVDYHSFIERWLREDNKRIVEGKKLLKENLALLKKIEKDYGVDKEAIISLWGVESFYGKIVGDYNVVRSLSTLAFEGRRRRFYQIQLNAAMRLLRKGHVTFDDFKGSWAGATGQCQFMPSNIPVFGQDYNKDGKIDLWHSKEDIFASIAFLLKKAGWQKGKSIGSLAIKTKDVTFKLDRYRTKSEYNQLGLRTLDKKKLYNESWSKRRAASISLQNAPVVLRGSNYEPLLKWNNSSLFAAFNILIMDSLKKETLSK, from the coding sequence ATGAAAAAGACGCTGGCCTTGATTCTTACATTTCTTTGTTTCACCATTCAAGCTTCGAATACGAAAAGTGAGGCGAGAGAATTTGAGCAGTGGAAGAAGTCCTATGCAAAATGGGCCGCTAAACATGGTATTCCAACATCTTTTTCTTTGAAAATCCTAAAAAACGTTACGATTGATCCCGAAGTCATAAAAAGAGATCGTAATCAAATAACTTCAAGTTCTAAAGTTGATTATCACTCATTCATCGAAAGATGGTTAAGAGAAGATAATAAGAGAATCGTCGAAGGTAAGAAGTTATTAAAAGAAAACCTCGCGCTCTTAAAAAAAATAGAAAAAGACTATGGCGTTGATAAGGAGGCCATTATCTCTCTTTGGGGCGTTGAGAGTTTTTATGGGAAAATTGTTGGTGATTACAATGTCGTAAGATCACTTTCTACACTTGCCTTTGAAGGAAGAAGAAGACGCTTCTACCAAATCCAATTAAATGCGGCCATGAGACTACTTCGTAAAGGACATGTGACTTTTGATGATTTCAAAGGGAGCTGGGCCGGAGCAACTGGACAGTGTCAGTTTATGCCTTCAAATATTCCTGTCTTTGGGCAGGATTATAATAAGGATGGAAAAATTGATCTTTGGCACAGTAAGGAAGATATTTTTGCTTCTATTGCCTTTCTCTTGAAAAAGGCTGGATGGCAAAAAGGAAAGAGCATTGGCTCACTTGCAATAAAAACGAAGGATGTCACTTTCAAACTTGATCGTTACCGCACTAAGAGCGAATATAATCAATTGGGTCTAAGAACTTTAGATAAGAAGAAACTTTATAATGAATCATGGTCAAAACGTAGGGCCGCAAGTATATCATTGCAAAATGCTCCTGTCGTTTTAAGAGGATCGAATTATGAACCTCTTTTAAAATGGAATAATTCAAGTTTATTCGCGGCCTTCAATATTCTAATTATGGATTCATTGAAAAAAGAAACTCTCTCAAAGTAG
- a CDS encoding AzlC family ABC transporter permease translates to MKNEIILGIKAMSQIVPGVIPFGLIMGTVASNASLNVVELAGLNVFVFAGASQLIAVDLMTKNVESFIIILTGLVINLRMMLYSASFSSLFKESSLITKTIGSYFLTDQAYAVYVSTDIREKTRNEKIVYYLSSGIFMWLSWNFFVALGFIFGNFAPTSLALDFAVPLSFVALMIPTLKNHKYYYVSACSGLLSIVFHSMPYNLGLLAAAGISLCLGAFLSRKKKEENK, encoded by the coding sequence ATGAAAAATGAAATAATATTAGGTATTAAGGCCATGTCACAGATTGTTCCTGGGGTGATTCCCTTTGGATTAATTATGGGAACTGTTGCCAGTAATGCTTCTTTAAATGTTGTCGAACTTGCAGGGCTCAATGTCTTTGTTTTTGCTGGAGCCTCCCAGCTCATTGCTGTAGATCTTATGACTAAAAATGTTGAGAGCTTTATTATCATCTTAACAGGACTTGTTATCAATCTGCGCATGATGCTTTATAGCGCTTCGTTTTCTTCTCTTTTTAAAGAAAGTTCTCTCATTACTAAAACAATCGGATCATATTTTCTTACCGATCAAGCCTACGCCGTTTATGTTTCCACTGATATTAGAGAAAAGACTAGAAACGAGAAAATTGTCTACTACTTATCGAGTGGTATTTTCATGTGGCTTTCTTGGAATTTCTTTGTGGCCCTAGGGTTTATCTTTGGAAATTTTGCACCAACCAGTCTCGCTCTCGATTTTGCTGTTCCACTGAGCTTTGTTGCTCTGATGATCCCCACTCTAAAAAACCATAAGTACTATTATGTAAGTGCTTGCTCAGGACTTCTTTCAATTGTCTTTCATTCAATGCCATATAATTTAGGGCTTCTCGCTGCAGCTGGAATCTCTCTTTGTCTTGGTGCTTTTTTATCAAGAAAAAAGAAAGAGGAGAACAAGTGA
- a CDS encoding AzlD domain-containing protein, giving the protein MDSTYYWSIVLILGLGTFLIRASFIYLSKYLNLSERALELFTFIPAAVFPALFIPMAFFHQGQVELFHQKERFIALLIAVVVSFKVRHIIGTILCGLFSLYLLQGLF; this is encoded by the coding sequence ATGGATTCGACTTACTATTGGAGTATTGTTCTTATTCTTGGACTTGGAACATTTCTAATAAGAGCTAGTTTCATTTATCTTTCAAAGTACTTGAATCTATCTGAAAGAGCTTTAGAGCTCTTTACTTTTATCCCTGCAGCCGTCTTTCCAGCTCTCTTTATTCCCATGGCCTTCTTCCACCAAGGGCAAGTGGAGTTATTTCATCAAAAAGAGCGCTTTATCGCACTTCTTATTGCTGTGGTTGTTTCATTTAAAGTGAGACACATTATTGGTACGATCCTTTGTGGACTCTTCTCACTTTATCTTCTGCAGGGTCTTTTTTAA
- a CDS encoding DUF5718 family protein, which translates to MNFESMIGFGVAGNFAGHLEQAREAKDFEKVEVAEENQPKAVFPFYLPNNITDNNLKIMPISCDQLKFPETSHDVQIEPEVALICDIEYEGDQVVSLNPILFGAYNDCSIRRPGAKKISEKKNWGECSKGLSDQLIPIDTFNEGGILDHYQITCFHRVDSELIQYGEVSDVLSYSYFHQKLLDWVVDRLNYQKNEGPAENIHDYLMRAGRPSQCLLSIGATRYTEYGKTNFLSVGDESIVVVYDKRKYSNLDILENLKNGNHQLDGASFLVQKVVS; encoded by the coding sequence ATGAATTTTGAATCAATGATTGGATTTGGTGTTGCCGGTAACTTTGCAGGTCACTTAGAACAAGCTCGAGAGGCAAAAGACTTTGAAAAGGTTGAAGTTGCCGAAGAAAATCAGCCAAAGGCCGTTTTTCCTTTCTATTTACCAAACAATATTACTGATAATAACTTGAAGATCATGCCAATCTCTTGTGATCAATTAAAATTTCCAGAGACTTCACATGATGTTCAAATCGAGCCTGAAGTTGCTCTTATTTGTGACATTGAGTACGAAGGCGATCAAGTCGTTTCTTTAAATCCGATCTTATTTGGTGCCTATAATGATTGTTCTATTCGAAGACCTGGAGCAAAGAAAATAAGTGAAAAGAAAAACTGGGGAGAGTGTTCAAAAGGGCTTTCTGATCAACTTATTCCGATTGATACATTCAATGAAGGTGGGATCTTAGACCATTATCAAATTACTTGTTTTCATCGCGTTGATTCAGAACTTATACAATATGGAGAAGTGAGTGATGTTCTAAGTTATAGCTATTTTCATCAGAAACTACTCGATTGGGTGGTGGATCGTTTAAATTATCAAAAGAACGAGGGCCCTGCTGAGAATATCCACGATTATCTTATGCGTGCAGGAAGGCCTTCTCAGTGTCTTTTGAGTATCGGTGCTACTCGATATACAGAATATGGAAAGACAAACTTCTTATCGGTTGGGGATGAGAGTATTGTTGTTGTCTATGATAAGAGAAAATACTCTAATTTAGATATTTTAGAAAACTTAAAAAATGGAAACCACCAATTGGATGGAGCTTCATTTCTTGTTCAAAAGGTTGTTTCATGA
- a CDS encoding zinc-dependent peptidase, with product MKISRKGHVKFYENNREEWNKILESESEIFMKLPSELKDKLLKHMATFYLEKKWKSDTIENDKIKICMSACLPLINRKTNYYPSVSENFEHFELSDWFSFNAKQFEFEYGKMALKNMNYDFSGYSKRFFFEADELFIDCPRSYEFLRAYYGLDPREWTSED from the coding sequence GTGAAGATCTCCCGCAAAGGGCATGTGAAATTCTACGAAAATAATCGAGAAGAATGGAATAAGATCTTAGAATCTGAATCTGAGATCTTTATGAAATTGCCGAGTGAACTAAAAGATAAACTTTTAAAGCATATGGCAACATTTTATCTAGAAAAAAAGTGGAAGAGTGACACCATAGAGAATGATAAAATTAAGATTTGCATGAGTGCTTGTCTCCCTCTTATCAATCGTAAAACGAATTACTATCCTAGTGTTAGTGAGAACTTCGAACATTTTGAGCTGTCTGATTGGTTCTCTTTCAATGCTAAGCAGTTTGAATTTGAATACGGGAAGATGGCCCTAAAAAATATGAATTATGATTTCTCTGGTTATTCAAAGAGGTTTTTCTTCGAAGCTGATGAGTTATTTATAGATTGTCCAAGAAGCTATGAGTTTTTAAGGGCCTATTATGGACTAGACCCTAGAGAGTGGACTAGCGAAGATTAG
- a CDS encoding GrpB family protein yields MKRKVELVPYSPVWKKFFEKESVALSKILRSNLVSNFHIGSTAIESIVSKPTLDVLCVVHTLDGIELFKDEFERAGFSWKGEHGLKDRLYLVRYAPDGINHMCHVHIMKKEDPRVLDHLDFVEYLNREEKVAKQYEEVKVALQRQFSESPEAYQNGKSEFISIILSNLR; encoded by the coding sequence ATGAAGAGAAAAGTCGAATTAGTCCCCTATAGTCCTGTTTGGAAAAAGTTTTTTGAAAAAGAGTCTGTGGCCCTATCAAAAATCCTACGTTCAAACCTCGTTTCAAATTTCCACATTGGATCAACGGCCATCGAGTCGATTGTTTCTAAGCCTACTCTTGATGTTCTCTGTGTCGTGCACACTCTTGATGGAATTGAACTGTTTAAAGATGAATTTGAACGCGCTGGCTTCTCTTGGAAAGGAGAGCATGGGTTAAAAGATAGACTTTATCTTGTTCGCTACGCTCCCGATGGAATCAATCATATGTGCCATGTTCATATTATGAAAAAAGAAGACCCAAGGGTTCTCGATCATTTAGATTTCGTTGAATACCTCAATCGCGAGGAAAAAGTTGCTAAGCAATACGAAGAAGTAAAAGTTGCTCTACAGAGACAGTTCTCTGAGAGTCCTGAGGCCTATCAAAATGGCAAGAGTGAGTTTATCTCGATTATTCTTTCTAATCTTCGCTAG
- a CDS encoding disulfide oxidoreductase, with the protein MLVFFSWVIATVATLGSLFFSEVMEFPPCALCWYQRIAMYPLVIILIIGFLKNDRNVTYYALPMSFVGWFIALYHILLANGIIPETAAPCREGVSCSTIYLDWFGFITIPLLSFVAFSAILALLTLYYRRTHVK; encoded by the coding sequence ATGTTGGTCTTTTTTAGTTGGGTAATCGCTACCGTTGCAACGCTTGGAAGTCTATTCTTCAGTGAAGTGATGGAGTTTCCACCCTGTGCTCTTTGTTGGTATCAGCGAATTGCAATGTATCCACTGGTTATTATTTTGATTATCGGCTTTTTAAAGAATGATCGAAATGTAACTTATTACGCCCTTCCAATGTCCTTTGTCGGTTGGTTCATCGCCCTCTATCATATTCTTTTGGCCAATGGAATTATTCCTGAAACGGCAGCTCCTTGTAGAGAAGGTGTTTCATGTTCAACAATTTATCTCGATTGGTTTGGTTTTATCACAATTCCACTTCTTTCTTTTGTGGCCTTTAGTGCAATCCTCGCTCTTTTAACTCTTTATTACAGGAGAACTCATGTTAAATAA
- a CDS encoding DsbA family protein: MLNKKILALFTFSVLCALFLVGVKVYDSMEQEKFETMSKEKTQLFVRDYSPVFGDKEAKVTLIEFLDPECESCRAFYPAVKQLMKFYEGKLKLVVRYAPFHRNSVHAIKVLEATRKQDKYWESLEILFKYQPMWASHHDPKPEKVFDILPDVGVDIAKLKEDMKDPKLEEILKQEVSDLKMLGVRATPTFFVNGRPLEKFSFDHLRELVDSEVKKFYKE; encoded by the coding sequence ATGTTAAATAAGAAAATCCTCGCTCTTTTTACTTTCTCTGTCCTATGTGCACTCTTTCTTGTCGGTGTGAAAGTCTATGATTCAATGGAGCAAGAAAAATTTGAAACAATGTCTAAAGAAAAAACACAACTCTTTGTCCGTGATTACTCGCCAGTCTTTGGAGATAAAGAAGCGAAAGTTACGCTCATTGAATTTCTCGATCCCGAATGTGAGAGCTGTCGTGCTTTCTATCCAGCAGTTAAACAATTGATGAAGTTTTACGAAGGAAAGTTAAAGCTTGTGGTTCGCTATGCTCCTTTTCATAGAAATTCCGTTCATGCAATCAAGGTTCTTGAAGCAACGAGAAAGCAAGACAAGTATTGGGAGTCGCTAGAAATTCTTTTTAAGTATCAACCTATGTGGGCCTCTCACCATGATCCAAAACCAGAAAAAGTTTTTGATATTCTTCCTGATGTAGGGGTTGATATTGCTAAACTAAAGGAAGACATGAAAGATCCAAAGCTCGAAGAAATTCTTAAGCAGGAAGTTAGTGATTTAAAAATGCTTGGAGTTCGTGCAACACCAACATTCTTTGTTAATGGTAGACCACTTGAAAAATTTAGCTTCGATCACCTAAGAGAACTCGTCGATTCTGAAGTTAAGAAATTTTACAAAGAATAA
- a CDS encoding HAD family hydrolase, protein MQIKGFFFDLDGTLVDSKLDFDLMREDLAFPEGVPILEHIDTLTDPNHIKRSHEIVHQHELKGAIESELIFGVIEFLNSIKEKNYPTAILTRNSRECSELMIKKHSLVVDHVITREDFPPKPKPDALLHLAKINNLEPCECIYIGDFAFDIEAARNAGMKAGLILTKDNESFKERADIYFKDYLELKNQLSL, encoded by the coding sequence ATGCAGATTAAAGGGTTCTTTTTCGATTTAGACGGCACATTGGTCGATTCAAAGCTAGATTTTGACTTAATGAGAGAAGATTTAGCGTTTCCAGAGGGTGTTCCCATTCTCGAACATATTGATACGCTCACAGATCCAAATCATATTAAGCGCTCTCATGAAATCGTTCATCAGCACGAGCTAAAAGGAGCCATTGAGTCAGAGCTCATTTTTGGTGTGATTGAATTTTTAAATTCTATTAAAGAAAAAAACTACCCGACGGCCATTCTAACAAGAAACTCTAGGGAGTGCAGTGAACTCATGATCAAAAAACATTCTCTAGTTGTCGATCATGTGATTACAAGAGAAGACTTTCCTCCAAAACCTAAACCTGATGCACTTCTTCACTTAGCAAAGATCAACAACCTTGAACCTTGTGAATGTATCTATATTGGAGACTTTGCTTTTGATATCGAGGCAGCAAGAAATGCGGGTATGAAAGCGGGACTTATTCTAACAAAAGACAATGAGAGTTTTAAAGAGAGGGCCGATATTTACTTTAAGGATTACCTCGAGTTAAAAAATCAGCTCTCTCTTTAA
- a CDS encoding PQQ-dependent sugar dehydrogenase has product MKTMILSMTLFISLLTHADSAFTASSKYQLTTILDVKGVIWGLDFLNENEFLYTIRDEGKLYHYNMRTKKSQLIYSPKVYSSGQGGLLDVVVLKNGEMTWVYLTMSIEEKGLATTALVRGQWKKDSLENTKKIFVAKVSSDTTRHFGSRVVVDGDQLFMTIGDRGERDFAQKLTHHNGKILRLTLDGKAFSGNPFSKTKGALPEIWSYGHRNPQGIAMDRESKTLYSCEFGPRGGDELNLISKGKNYGWPLITYGREYWGPSIGTFEKEGLEQPLAYWTPSISPSGLELYSGDKIPEWKGDLFLANLSSRHIRRVSIKKGKVIEQESLFNDLKERIRQVRTGPDGALYFSTDSGKIIQVLKK; this is encoded by the coding sequence ATGAAAACAATGATCTTATCTATGACACTCTTTATTTCACTACTAACTCATGCTGATTCGGCATTTACGGCGAGCTCAAAATATCAATTGACCACCATTTTGGATGTGAAGGGAGTCATTTGGGGCCTCGATTTTTTAAATGAAAATGAGTTTCTTTATACGATTCGTGATGAAGGAAAACTCTATCACTACAATATGAGAACTAAGAAGTCTCAACTGATCTATTCTCCAAAAGTTTATTCAAGTGGACAGGGCGGACTTCTCGATGTTGTCGTTTTAAAAAATGGTGAAATGACCTGGGTCTATTTAACAATGAGTATAGAGGAAAAAGGTCTCGCGACAACGGCACTTGTTCGTGGACAGTGGAAGAAGGACTCACTTGAAAATACAAAGAAAATCTTTGTGGCAAAAGTTTCAAGTGATACGACTCGCCACTTTGGCTCTCGAGTAGTTGTTGATGGAGATCAATTATTCATGACAATCGGAGATAGGGGAGAGAGAGACTTTGCTCAAAAACTCACTCATCACAATGGTAAAATTCTTCGCTTAACTTTAGATGGAAAGGCCTTTAGTGGAAATCCATTTTCAAAAACTAAGGGTGCCCTCCCTGAGATTTGGAGCTATGGACATCGCAATCCACAGGGGATTGCCATGGACAGAGAATCGAAAACTCTCTATAGCTGTGAGTTTGGACCAAGAGGAGGGGATGAGCTAAACCTCATCTCTAAGGGAAAAAATTATGGCTGGCCACTTATAACTTATGGCCGAGAGTACTGGGGTCCTTCAATTGGAACTTTTGAAAAAGAGGGGCTTGAGCAACCTCTGGCCTATTGGACGCCAAGTATTTCTCCCTCTGGGCTTGAACTTTACAGTGGAGATAAAATCCCTGAGTGGAAAGGCGATCTCTTTTTGGCCAATCTAAGTTCGAGGCATATAAGAAGAGTATCAATTAAGAAGGGGAAAGTGATCGAGCAGGAAAGCCTTTTTAACGATCTTAAAGAGAGAATTCGACAGGTTCGAACAGGGCCTGATGGTGCTCTTTACTTTTCAACTGACAGTGGAAAGATTATTCAGGTTTTAAAGAAATAA
- a CDS encoding trypsin-like serine peptidase, whose protein sequence is MKHFFYTLLLASSALAGANTFANDKTICGMNDDRIPSYNPKIARASSKGQLVGCTVTMIGKSCAVSAGHCVGALEKLSFNVPENNEGLPVASAPEDTYLRSKDYLRYKDQGAGNDWAVIKIEKNEITGKYPGEVQGHYGVHLEPYGEVGDIIRITGHGHDTENRDKAFIQQTHTGEIIKMGKWFNKSYFEYRVDTMGGNSGSSIIHEQSQKIIGIHTHGGCRQSGTSGNMGTILFKNDIFREAVRSCLEWEKQL, encoded by the coding sequence ATGAAACATTTCTTTTATACTCTTTTACTAGCAAGTAGTGCTCTTGCTGGTGCAAACACTTTTGCCAATGATAAAACGATCTGCGGGATGAATGATGATCGCATTCCTTCTTACAACCCGAAAATCGCGAGGGCCTCAAGTAAAGGTCAACTTGTTGGTTGTACCGTTACAATGATTGGAAAATCTTGTGCTGTCAGTGCAGGACACTGTGTTGGAGCACTCGAGAAGCTCTCTTTTAATGTGCCAGAAAATAATGAAGGCCTGCCAGTTGCCTCAGCTCCAGAAGATACATACTTGCGTTCAAAAGATTATCTTCGCTACAAAGATCAGGGCGCGGGAAATGACTGGGCCGTGATTAAAATTGAAAAGAATGAAATCACGGGTAAATATCCAGGAGAAGTTCAAGGTCACTATGGTGTTCATCTTGAGCCCTACGGTGAAGTAGGAGATATCATTCGTATTACTGGTCATGGTCACGACACTGAAAATCGCGACAAGGCCTTTATTCAACAGACTCACACTGGTGAAATTATCAAAATGGGAAAATGGTTTAATAAGTCTTATTTTGAATATCGGGTGGATACGATGGGTGGTAATTCGGGCTCAAGTATTATTCATGAACAATCACAAAAGATTATTGGGATTCACACTCATGGAGGTTGTCGTCAAAGTGGGACTTCTGGAAATATGGGAACGATTCTCTTTAAGAATGATATCTTTCGTGAAGCTGTTCGAAGCTGCCTTGAATGGGAAAAGCAACTCTAA
- a CDS encoding lysophospholipid acyltransferase family protein codes for MIKASVRFIGFILLVLSYGISTLPFLFLTKISRYKARIPLTRILSLHAKALLWMINIKSNTPHYFNQIDDTPGELIVANHLSYVDILILAAFRPSCFVTSIEMRNMPFLGQLCELGGCLYVERRSKKNLSNEIVDITNALKGGLNVIIFPEATSTNGEEIKRFKRPLFKAAIDSGSTITPITINYTSLNQKSVTVSNRDTIFWYGDMSFLPHFWNLLKQDEITAHLSLSAQIFTSKDEEISELAQRSYEMVNLYYYPIVEAINESVI; via the coding sequence ATGATAAAAGCGAGCGTTCGTTTTATAGGCTTTATTCTTTTAGTACTCTCCTATGGGATAAGTACGCTACCTTTTCTTTTTCTAACCAAGATCTCTCGCTACAAAGCAAGAATTCCCTTAACAAGGATTCTCTCTTTACATGCAAAAGCTCTTCTTTGGATGATCAATATAAAATCCAATACCCCACACTATTTTAATCAAATTGATGATACCCCTGGAGAGCTGATCGTGGCCAATCACCTCTCTTACGTTGATATCTTAATCCTTGCTGCATTTAGGCCTAGCTGTTTTGTAACATCAATTGAAATGAGAAATATGCCTTTTCTCGGTCAACTTTGTGAACTTGGAGGCTGCCTCTACGTTGAAAGAAGGTCGAAGAAAAATCTTTCCAATGAGATTGTCGATATTACAAATGCCCTTAAAGGAGGTCTCAATGTCATTATTTTCCCTGAAGCAACGAGCACTAATGGAGAGGAAATCAAGCGATTCAAGCGCCCTCTATTTAAGGCTGCTATTGATAGCGGGTCTACTATCACTCCTATTACAATTAACTACACTTCGCTAAATCAAAAAAGCGTCACTGTTTCTAATCGAGATACAATATTCTGGTATGGAGACATGAGCTTTCTGCCTCATTTTTGGAACCTATTAAAGCAAGATGAAATCACGGCCCACCTCAGTCTTTCTGCTCAAATCTTTACAAGTAAAGATGAAGAGATCTCTGAACTTGCGCAAAGAAGCTATGAGATGGTCAATCTTTACTATTATCCGATTGTTGAAGCAATTAATGAGAGTGTTATCTAA
- a CDS encoding GNAT family N-acetyltransferase, protein MTTLTINSIQAFEGLGHTIEEYSIRLSPRFATYRPHLILDLETKNYRLKTATSLDELIGAFKLRHENFLQDICETNEIYDVDEYDHRCDHLIIIDKESETIVGTYRVICSKFHHNFYSQSEFNLDNFLEKEGVKVELGRACITAGHRNGNVIDLLWRGIGQYSMKVQADYLFGCSSVKITEKQKAFDLCFYLKEKSLLEDNFNIRPIGKFKMNFKGLEVENPEQVKNLLPPLLKSYIVAGASIEGLPALDNDFACIDFLTVLNLKEVSSGFKRRYFTK, encoded by the coding sequence ATGACGACTTTAACAATTAACTCAATTCAAGCTTTTGAAGGTCTTGGACATACAATAGAAGAGTACTCAATTCGACTTTCTCCGCGATTTGCCACCTATCGACCACATCTCATTTTAGACTTAGAAACAAAAAATTATCGACTTAAAACGGCCACATCTTTAGATGAACTCATTGGTGCCTTTAAACTTCGCCACGAGAACTTTCTTCAAGATATCTGTGAAACAAATGAAATCTATGATGTTGATGAATACGATCATCGATGTGACCACTTAATTATTATCGATAAAGAAAGTGAGACGATTGTAGGAACCTACCGAGTCATCTGTTCAAAATTCCATCACAACTTCTATTCGCAAAGTGAATTTAACCTCGATAATTTTCTTGAAAAAGAAGGTGTCAAAGTTGAACTAGGAAGGGCCTGTATCACTGCGGGCCATAGAAATGGCAACGTCATTGATCTTCTTTGGCGAGGAATTGGTCAATACTCAATGAAAGTCCAGGCCGATTATCTCTTTGGTTGCTCAAGCGTAAAAATCACAGAGAAACAAAAGGCCTTTGATCTATGTTTTTATTTAAAAGAGAAAAGTCTTTTAGAAGATAATTTCAATATACGCCCAATAGGAAAGTTTAAAATGAACTTCAAGGGACTAGAAGTAGAAAACCCAGAGCAAGTTAAAAACCTTCTTCCGCCTCTTTTAAAAAGCTATATCGTAGCGGGAGCAAGCATTGAGGGATTACCAGCTCTTGATAATGATTTTGCCTGCATTGATTTTCTAACGGTTTTAAATCTCAAGGAAGTCAGTTCAGGATTTAAAAGAAGGTATTTTACAAAATGA
- a CDS encoding M20/M25/M40 family metallo-hydrolase — protein sequence MILERAHTPISNDLFLNDFIGEDFLEEIISIDSQVKNLKGIEKVQLRLKEEFERLSFKTEMISNPLIESAPLLIAKRVTHPLNKTVTFIAHSDVVASLKKTPFKKCEHFIHGAGVADDKGGVTLCLKALDLFFQSNQKYHLNFNVVISPNEETGSTGFHTIFSRMGKESDYILGLEPALQDGSIINKRSGNRWYHLCATGIAAHSGRFGNDYINAAHHLSLIISKIHSLNDEENQRRMNVGSFHGGNGGFNTICDRAFAKIDARFSSFECREILHKAFEDIIQKTTVSCPYSQKLGQLIYTIEDDCPPMSESQSIEETQILLNAIEKYEYHRPSLNHAGGAADINYFAHPNKFLLDGLGPIGGKLHTTEEYIDRKSLWSRTQALSDFLVSLNEKSKQERRSHDDFNN from the coding sequence TTGATTTTAGAAAGAGCACACACACCGATTTCTAATGACCTTTTCCTTAATGATTTCATTGGAGAAGATTTCTTGGAAGAGATCATCTCTATTGATTCACAAGTAAAGAACCTTAAAGGGATTGAAAAGGTACAATTACGACTCAAAGAAGAGTTTGAGAGACTTAGTTTTAAAACTGAGATGATTTCAAATCCTTTAATTGAAAGTGCGCCACTCTTAATTGCAAAGAGAGTCACTCACCCTCTCAATAAGACTGTTACATTCATTGCTCACAGTGATGTGGTGGCCTCACTAAAAAAGACACCTTTTAAAAAGTGTGAGCACTTCATTCATGGAGCAGGTGTCGCGGATGATAAGGGAGGCGTTACTCTTTGCTTAAAAGCGCTAGATCTTTTTTTTCAATCCAATCAAAAATATCATCTCAATTTCAATGTGGTTATTTCACCTAATGAAGAGACGGGTTCAACTGGTTTTCATACGATCTTTTCTAGGATGGGAAAAGAGTCCGACTATATCCTTGGCCTTGAGCCCGCTCTTCAGGACGGTTCCATCATCAATAAAAGAAGCGGTAATCGTTGGTACCATCTCTGTGCAACGGGAATTGCCGCCCACTCTGGGCGCTTTGGAAATGACTATATCAATGCGGCCCACCACTTAAGTCTTATTATTTCAAAAATTCATTCTCTTAATGATGAAGAAAATCAAAGGCGAATGAATGTTGGAAGTTTCCATGGTGGAAACGGGGGCTTTAATACTATTTGTGATAGGGCCTTTGCAAAAATTGATGCCCGGTTTTCAAGTTTTGAATGCCGAGAAATTTTACATAAGGCCTTTGAAGATATTATTCAAAAGACAACTGTGAGCTGCCCTTACTCTCAAAAGTTGGGACAGCTCATCTACACAATTGAAGATGATTGCCCACCAATGAGCGAGTCTCAATCCATTGAAGAGACTCAGATTTTATTGAATGCAATTGAAAAATATGAATATCACCGCCCTTCATTAAATCATGCAGGTGGTGCTGCTGATATCAATTACTTTGCTCATCCAAATAAATTTCTTCTCGATGGGCTCGGTCCCATTGGAGGAAAGCTACACACAACTGAGGAATACATTGATAGAAAATCCCTATGGAGCAGGACTCAAGCTCTATCGGACTTCTTAGTATCTCTCAACGAAAAGTCCAAACAGGAAAGGAGATCCCATGACGACTTTAACAATTAA